Below is a genomic region from Alosa alosa isolate M-15738 ecotype Scorff River chromosome 24, AALO_Geno_1.1, whole genome shotgun sequence.
GGCCAAAGCTGTTCCTAATCAAGAACCTCAGTCTCTAGCACCCCGAAGTGCACTGGCTCACTCTTTTGAGAGTGCTGTGATGCTGAGATAGaaacaagaaaataaaacacacatagaATGATGGATTattttgcttctctctctctctctctctctctctctctctctgtttcaccttCATTTGTTCTCTTCCCTGTTCCATCCTTCCTGTGTTCATTCGttcttcctccctttcctcctctgTAGCCCCCACATGCTGGTATGGCTGCGTACGCcattgttgttttgttggtGGAGGGGAGTAATTGGTTACTGTTGTAGCCTGCTCCATTCCTGAGGGatggatggtgtgtgtatgctacACACGTACCactgttcgtgtgtgtgtgtgtgttggtgagtgatgagttcccccctctctcctcaagGCCATGTTATATAAGGATCACACAAGgcctttttctctatctctccatctccctgtgtgtgtgtgtctgtctttggtTATCAATGTTCTATTCTCTCTTCATCTGCTCTGCATGGTCCCCCGTGGTCCTGTTAAATCCACACACAGATTCTACGAGAGTAGACCCTCCCCTTTCATGCACAGACATGTGCGTGTGACTACAGTGCACTTTACACTGTAGTGAAATGTCTCCTCATATatccagggttcccacgggtcatggaatttctgaaaaatcatggaattttggaaagtctaatCCAGACATGGGGGGCAAAAAGTCAGAGAATACCAGGGAAtcttgttgtagcagtttaaaatttacttgccaaaatacataaatacaattGCTTTACTGCTTCCTTGAGTATCCCatctttgtttattcaatgctcatttattcatctcacactaaaaagtaaaatattcttGAACGCTATACATTAGTAAATagtatagtaagtcatggaaattcattttttttcagggaaAAGttgtggaattttacattttatttagcgCGGAATTGTTAtcattgaaatatttttttttttatgtattaaaAAGGATATCTATCTGTTTCTTTCTCCCccaactcttcctctctccctccatcagaCATGGTCAGGTCCTGAGAGGCTGTTGGCTCTGGATGAGTTGATTGACAGCTGTGAGCCATCTCAGGTGAAGCACATGATGCAGGTGATCGAGCCCCAGTTCCAGAGAGACTTCATCTCACTGCTGCCcaaagaggtacacacacacaaacacacacgcagacatacaCAGCTAAACAGTTGTAAAATGCACACAACACTGTGCCTCATTCATTTatattctctctgtgtgtgtgtgtgtgttttgccttcCTCCAGCTGGCTCTGTATGTGCTGTCATTCCTGGAGCCCCGTGCTTTAATGCAGGCGGCTCAAACCTGCAGGTACTGGAGGATCCTGGCGGAGGACAACCTGCTGTGGCGAGAGAAATGCCGAGAGGAcggtaaggacacacacacacacacacacacacacacacacacacacacacacacacacacacacacacacatatatatatatatatatatacacatacatacatacatacatacatacatacatacatacatacatacatacatacatacatacacagaatcttgaatttccccttagggatcaataTAGTGTGTAaggaatgaaaaaagaaatgtaAGAATTTCTTCACCTTTATTTTATGCACataggtggacacacacacacagagacagacacacactgtctctttgTGGTTGCCTGCATCCATTCAAGTGAATACCACAGTGACGCATGTACTGTtcccactcaaacacacacacacacacacacacacacacagactatattgCTTTCATACAGGCGTACACCTCCGCTTCCTGcccatcccccctccccctcccccctctccctctctgcccgtagctctgcagtgcagtgcagcagtATCAGTAGCTTTGGGCTGTATGCCAGCCACTCCAGTGAGCCTCTACAACAACACCTCCATATCAATGAGCTTTCACGCTCACGCAAGCACTCTGTCACAACCGAGTAGGCACCCCAAtgagcctccacacacacacacatacacagaaaactCGCTCTCCTAACCTCGCTCACAAGCAGGAGCGTAAACATCCTGAGTGCCCACATATGCACACGCCCCCACACGTTCTCTCCGGAACGTCTTTTCAGATCCAATGCGATGCAGATAACACTGGTCATTAATATTTATCCCTTTCTCTTACTCcccctttccttttctctctctctctctctctctctctctctctctctctctctctctctctctctctctctctctctcctctccccctctctctcccccttcctctgtgtctccctgatctctctcctcctctctccctcttcctctgtgtctctctgtcttgttcCCCCCTCCTCCCAGAGGTCTTGTTCCTGGTCACTTGTTCCCCTGCATGTGAAGCGGAGAGGCCTGATGAAGCCCTGCTTCATCCACAGCCCCTGGAAGAGCGCCTACATCCGCCAGCACAGGATAGACACCaactggaggagaggagacctgCGCTCGCCAAAGGTGCCAGCCCATACACCTGTGCACCTGCCAATCCCAACAAACATGCATGCTCATACGGATGTGACCcttgttctcacacacacacacacacacacacacacacacacaaaatcatttACTCACTCGCAATCATGACTCATTTCATTCTGTCATGCCtaggcatgcatgcatgtacacacccTTAAAaaagagcgcacacacacacacacacacacacacacacacatagacattcaTTCTTTGTTGTGTTCAGGCAGCTTATCAGGTCAAAATGTATTCTCTTGACCTCACTCCATATTAGGTCATTTTTAAGCCAGTCCTAAGATGGGTTTTGTGACCTGCCTGTAAGCCGTCATAAGGTGCCATAAAGTACCTGGCTCAGCAGTTGACCCCTGTTGACGTTTGACCACTGCTGAACTTTCACTTCACTCTGCCCCAGGTGTTGAAAGGTCACGACGATCATGTGATCACCTGCCTGCAGTTCTGTGGAAACCGGATAGTCAGCGGCTCAGACGACAACACCCTCAAAGTGTGGTCGGCCATCACTGGGAAGGTaaggcttcacacacacactcattctcacacacacacagtctctctctcctcttctcttctcttctctttctctctctctctcacactctcacactcactctttctctttctcggtGTCACTGACCTGCTTTCGACTTCTGTCTCCATATTGCTGCACGTCTATCCTGTATCAGAAAAGGTGTGGGGGGTCATACCATGATAAAATCATTTGCCTTAGTGCGGTTTCATGTGTGTGGATATTGTAGCATTCACTGGTGTTCTGATCCTTTCTTTTCTAAAGGAACAGTCAGTCGTGCCTTTATGTCCTTTTAAAAGGTCTTTTCCAATCTTGccaagtgagagagggagatggagaaagagagagggagagagaaagagagaggttgataaaaagagagatggagaggagagtagtCGCCGGGAGATTGGAGGAGCTGTAAAAACAGGCGAGTGGAAGATATGGTGATTAAACCTGGCGGAAAGAAATAGAGGCTACGGCACAGAAGTGAGGACGGGTGAAATGGAGAGGGGGCGGGGGACTGGAGGGGGGGCCGAGAGAGGGAGACGACGGCCATATTTCACCGCCGAGATTGGGTGCCCTCTCTGCTCAACCTGCCAGCCACTCACCATCACTAATGAAACCCTCCAGATTTTATAGAGCATGCcagaccacacagacacacacacacactcagaaagagaGTCCGTCCATTTCTTTTCGGAGCCGAAGGACAACACGGACACACTCAAATGTAATTACACCCCTGTCTCCCGACTGACTGTAAAATTGGCCAATTAAAGTGTCCTACCGAGGGAGGGATGATAAAAATCAGCCAATGGCGAAAGGTCCAGACTAAAAAAAGCCTAGTCGGCCGGAGGGccgttggtggtggtggtgggggtgagtggTTGATTGGCCATCATAAATCCGCACCGATTGTCCTTGAATGACGGGTCCCTTTGAGGCACAGAGAGACCACAGGCATCTCGCCCTCACCCTGAACAGAGCAACACTTCAGCCAAAATGGCAAACTGGAATAACTGCACACAATAAGACCTTATTTATGAGAGCAAGGGTCACTCCACATACAGAGTAAATGACCCTCCTAAACACATTTaggccccccccaaccccccgtCCCCCGTCTCCGTTTGGCTAATGGAACAGACCACACGGGAAGCTCTCCCTATTACGAGTTAATAAATGGGGAGagcccattgtttttttgttttttttccaaggTTGGTGGAGATGGTGACCTACTACAAGATTACTGTTCCGCTAGCCATCTGACCTTGGGCTGCAATGTGGTCAGCCATTACTCGTTCTTGGACACTGGGCATTAAGATTACCACGGTGCTGGAGTTGGGCTGACACTAATGTGTTATCTAATACATGGTCTTTTTATCTAGCTGCATTAGTGGCAGGAAATGGATACTCCTCGTGTAATAGTATAGCACTATTTGTGTAGGTTACAGTGTAATGCTGCGGTCacccacatatatacatacttaTTATGTTAACAGTGCTTTAGTGGTGAAGTAAAAGCGTTTTAACATAAATGGCCTGTTGCTGTTAACTGCCATTCACTTCCTCTCTTGGGGAGGGCTGGGGGGAGGACCTGACATGATGAATTGTCATGGGCCGCGTGGTTGGAATTCCTGCTGCCTTTTGTTCCGGAACTTTTATGTGCTCTCAGGCACATGTCCGTGTCCTCACGTTACTCTGTGAATGGAGTTCTGTGACAGTGTTGTGTTGGAACGGGGCTGAAGTCTGATTCAAATTGTTGCTGGAATGCACACAGTTGTGTAAAGTGTAATTGATGGCAGAAGGCTGTGTAGTCAGGGATTGGTCACTCGAATCCCTAATCGATTTAGTGTGGGTTTAGGGATTAATTGTGAAAGATATGCCCTTAATCTTCCTGccccctcttgctctctctccctccctctctttctctctctctcccgctctctctctcattcgcgCTCTCTTGCTTGCTCGCTCACACTCTTTTGtgatttctctcttctctcccaagGCATTTTCACTCTCTCAGGATTTGGCCTTGTCCCTTAACTGGAGGGTGAAAAAGTGAATTTCTGATCTGTCCATCTGTTTGTGACAAAGCCAATCCCTAagagatggatgagagagagcagtgggACTGGGATTCTGTCAACAAGTTCTTGGGGATTTTCTCATTAGGATGGATAAATTCATGCTTGGATTCCTCTGCCGCTGATTGTGAAGAAATCTGCTCACTTTAGCATACACCCAGTAATGCCTCTTGAATCAGCTTCTTAGCTGCTTGGATCTCAGGATTACAGCCACACATGGTACTCCCATATttagagatctctctctctctctctctctctctctctctctctctctctgtgcttctcTTTCATTTGTTTTCTCTCACTCCTATCTTCTGCCTTTTCcactcctatctctctctccctccctctttattGTGTACCCACTCCACGATAATCTGCATATCTGCTGCAGTATGTGTGCAGTGGCTGATGGCTGCTGATAGCCTGCCTATGATAATCtccccccacctcacacacacacacacacaggagcctcTGGCTCTGCTGCACACACTGAGTGGATGGGTGGTGCTCGGCGAGCCACAGTCTTTAACGGCTATGTGCTGCGGAGACTCGTGTGGTCACTGATCGTGTGCTCAGACCCTTGCCGGTGTTCGAGCTGGTCTCTGTTGGATCAGTGAAGGCACACACCTGCCTGCATAAAGCATGGACAGGTTGGGTTTCTGCTGTTCCATAACATgatggtttgggtggagacgtAACGTGAGGATGAACATGATCAGGGCTGGCTAGTAGGGCTGGGCAATATGGCTGAAAAATGTATCACAATAAAATGTTTCATGTCAGTTGGTATTGGTatttattgattgattttaACAACCTAGTGGTTTCATTGGGCCTGCTAGCCAAAGTGGCTTGAAAGAGGAAGGCTGATTATGTAGACCAAGGGACTGTGGATGTATGGAGAGCTCCTTTCCATATGTGAGAAAGAAAAGGCTTATGGCTAAACATGACACAGGACACCAGAATATACATGGTGACTGTACAGGACTCCTTTCATTGCACACTAGAGTATATTATTTCATCTGTTTGTAGCCAAAACCAATGGCAAACAGGAGTACAATTAGTCACCAACTTCGGCaataagttgtgtgtgtgtccatagacccacatacacagagagagcctGGAGCTGCTGTTTAATGTGGagagggttttttttctctgtcagcACAGTTTCGGTGTACATTCCTTCTGCAAACAGAGACTGCTCCACCTGCTGCTCTCCTGTCTGGACCTGCCCTgccctttgagtgtgtgtgtgtgtgtgtgtgtgagagagagcgtacAGTATGTGCCGGTGGGTTGAGCGAGTGAGAGCATGGCAGGGTGGGAACAATCACAGGCGtggcagcagcacacacacaggcagaaagAGCTGCATTGCAGAACCCACCGATGCCTGGCGTGGCATGATGCGCGTTTTTAACAAGCGCATCCACCGTCCACTGCCTCGCTGTCCAGGCCAGCTTCTCTGATGCTGGACCGGGGGAGCCTGTTAAGGAGATTGGCTGTTTAATCAGCCGCAGTCTATACGGGAGGGACAAGGTGGTGGTCAGTCACTTGTCCCATGTGTGTCCAGGCTGAGGTGCTTCTGTTTGGGATATCCCGATGGCCTGGGGTGATGGTGGATGCGGGTGTTTAAGCAGTCGGTGTTGAGGGAGCATGTGTGGAATGTCAGGTGTGATTGTCAGGCTGCCAGGCCTCCCCGGCAACCGCCTCAATATTTAACCCGCATCGCCTAGGAAACCAGCGGTCAGAAAGAGCGAGTGTGGAGGGGAAGAAGGGGACGGAAGTGAGGGAGACGGAGGGAGATGTGATTGgcgagtgggagggagggagatggagggagggaagggcgagtgggagggaggggtgttTTTTTTGGAGCATAGCTGTGAGCAACAGTGCTTAAatatttgtctttgtgttttcaCGCCTTTGGCTTCTTCCAGGAGGTTGTcagatctctgtgtgtgtgtgtgtttgtgtgtgtgtgtttgttcctcCGAGAACTAACACTGTTCtcggaagaacagtacagttgCACCAACTAGATTTATTCCCTGTCCGCATAGCCAGACCATGGGACTCCCCGTATCAGAAATGCACACCTCAGCAGACATATCTGCACTCTGAAAGGGGATATTTTGCCCTCGTTTGGCGGCGTTGTTATGTTTGTAAATAATCTCGGTGAGTGGGTGGGGGGAGCGCAGCGGTGGAAATAAGTCGGTGCGCGATCCCAGACGTTGTGAATCATTTCTCTGCTCTTCCAATTTCCCCTCCCTTATCACCCCCCCTGCTGTCCCcaatcacccccacacacaccccatcgcgctctcgctctctctctctgagcaagAAAATGAAATGCTCAATTGGAAGGAAAAGCAGTGATTGTTAAAGCAAGGACTGTAATGATGGTAATGTTACAAAGCTATCAAtaactctccccctctctctctccctccctccctccctctcgtgctctctctcactctatctctgctccctctctctccctccctctctctcactctctttccctccctctctctctccctctctctctcactctatctctgctctctctctctctctctctcacccacagtGTCTGCGGACGCTGGTGGGGCACACGGGCGGCGTGTGGTCGTCCCAGATGCAGGACAGCACCATCATCAGCGGCTCGACAGACCGCACGCTCAAGGTGTGGAACGCCGAGACGGGCGAGTGCGTGCACACGCTCTACGGTCACACGTCCACGGTGCGCTGCATGCACCTGCACGGCAAGAGGTGAgtgtcccgtgtgtgtgtgtgtgtgtgtgtgtgtgtgtgtttctacggACCACCTGTGTGTATCCCCAAGCCTCTTTGTGCTAACTGTGCTTATCAGATTTGGAAGTAAACAGCGGTAATAAATTAGCAGAACAGCACTTCCTCTGAGGAACCGGCTCCTTAAGAACGTTttcgtcctctcctcctcctcctcctcctctctaacaAAGTGGTGTTTTCCTCCTCTAGGGTGGTGAGCGGCTCGCGGGACGCTACGCTGCGCGTGTGGGACGTGGAGACGGGCCAGTGCCTGCACGTGCTCATGGGCCACGTGGCGGCCGTGCGCTGCGTCCAGTATGACGGACGCCGGGTGGTCAGCGGCGCCTACGACTTCATGGTCAAGGTGTGGGACCCTGAGACGGAGACGTGCCTGCACACGCTGCAGGGACACACCAACCGGGTCTACTCGCtgcaggtgacacacacacacacacacgtatgcatgtACCCATGCTTTTCTCAACACATAACTGCTAACTAATTGTGTTGATGGGTTTTGTGTGAAACAAGctagcacacatacaaacacaaacaaaatggtATCACCCTATAGGGGTCTAGCTTCATATCCTGGCAGTCTGTCATTTGAATTCATTCTTAAGTGGATAGACATACATATTGCCCATATACACCAACCATGTGCCACTTGTAATGGAAGTGCTATATATGTGTGCTCATGTTCACAAGTATGTTAGTTGCTAAACGTTTAGTAAACGTTTCATCTTGGCCTTTCTCCAGTTTGACGGCATCCACGTGGTGAGCGGCTCTCTGGACACGTCGATCCGCGTGTGGGACGTGGAGACCGGCAACTGCGTGCACACGCTCACCGGCCACCAGTCCCTGACCAGCGGCATGGAGCTCAAGGACAACATCCTGGTCTCGGGCAACGCCGACTCCACCGTCAAGATCTGGGACATCAAAACCGGACAGTGCCTACAGACTCTACAAGGTAAGACAAAAAAGGGAGACCGTGAGGGTGTGAgcggttttgtttttgttcatgaTGGTACCAATATAGAAACGACCAGGGGGAGGAATATGAGAACAGAGCAATAAAGATGGCAACACGAGAGGGGATGCAGGGAGATACTTACAGAGCCACAGAGAGATACCGCTGACCGGCTCACTGAGAGACCGAGCTGATATGGATTCACAAGTGTGGACTCAGTCGTCAGTGGACCGTAATTAGTGGACAGGGTAGGATGGGTGTTGAAATGGGGAATCAGTAGGTCAGCAATGGGGTCAGTGGGtatttccagacacacacacacacacacacacaaaggtgacGGAAAGGGACTACAATGGCTCCTGCATTCCTGGCCGATTTACTCAGCAGAACGAGACTGGGCTCGATTCTCTGTGTTGGTCTCCTGCACAATTACgctccaaaaacaaaacagtgagCCAGGAAAAGCAGACAAGCAGCCATTCATACAGAATACCAaacgcacaacacaacacaaaaaacaCCCTGCCATCAAGCTGTTTGAGTTTATCAGATTCTTTGTGATTACGTTTTTACTCTGCTCAAATGTTGCTGTTTACGGTCTCCATTCAGGCATTCAGAGTAATCTGAAACTTTATTGCCAGTTAGCCAATTTTAGAGGCTTTTGGAATGAAAAGTTTGTCTTGACGGAGgataatacacacaaacagctgcTCCTCAGCTTTTGGTTCAAAGCCTGATTACAAAAGATCATACAAATACTCACGTTATGAAATACCCTgtattggctgtgtgtgtagcagaTGGAAGGTAGACATACAGTGACCAATGCTAGTGGCTAACTggcattattatatatttttcatatataGGCTGATCCAGCGATACTGGTATtgtccttaacccttaaaggtgtacagTCACAACGATAACGGGAATGTTGTAAAatgaatgttctaaagaatatctgggttcattgaattcaacatagaattttagaaccttgacttgttgcggaacggaatcttatgttagaatgttc
It encodes:
- the LOC125289454 gene encoding F-box/WD repeat-containing protein 7-like, giving the protein MGFYGTLKMIFYKMKRKLDQGEVRSFPSGKKPKGSDYSSPVGLVPYSATPTTFGDLRAANGQGHQRRRITLVPPPAGMQDWLRTFQTWSGPERLLALDELIDSCEPSQVKHMMQVIEPQFQRDFISLLPKELALYVLSFLEPRALMQAAQTCRYWRILAEDNLLWREKCREDGKDTPLHVKRRGLMKPCFIHSPWKSAYIRQHRIDTNWRRGDLRSPKVLKGHDDHVITCLQFCGNRIVSGSDDNTLKVWSAITGKCLRTLVGHTGGVWSSQMQDSTIISGSTDRTLKVWNAETGECVHTLYGHTSTVRCMHLHGKRVVSGSRDATLRVWDVETGQCLHVLMGHVAAVRCVQYDGRRVVSGAYDFMVKVWDPETETCLHTLQGHTNRVYSLQFDGIHVVSGSLDTSIRVWDVETGNCVHTLTGHQSLTSGMELKDNILVSGNADSTVKIWDIKTGQCLQTLQGPHKHQSAVTCLQFNKSFVVTSSDDGTVKLWDLRTGEFVRDLVSLESGGSGGVVWRIRASNTKLVCAVGSRNGTEETKLLVLDFDVDMK